A genome region from Paenibacillus pabuli includes the following:
- a CDS encoding sensor histidine kinase, which translates to MKIVSVYNNFFKNNMFMKMLLIFSMISIVTIITLSYIIFLSVSDSTIRRELAIQKAAMESVDRYIHQQYESVQNMVRDMHQNEALSANISYLMSHTYADYVQHLTNGYYANQDDYSADVLKHFQNIMDRNADIHQLMLYSAERQDMSMFSPNRQFKKLDTNAAHSYIPDVMAMETPNISAPNYWIRKEINEWSPDLYAIRVPINNTQTLRNLGQFLVFFDSAGIGNALDSYESNFKGEIVVLSAKGTVLFDSSSNYYGKKYPYVEVADSLFDQTDMDSMKMEKNMYVNKFVSADQGYVIVATVPVKEMAEAYSGIRNTIITISTVCTLFAVLVPAFFIINFAKRTRRIIRFTQKVKYGNLSARIEDTRDDELGQISHSFNDMLDELNLYIERVYKAEIKQKETELVALQARINPHFLYNTLEVIRMRAISQGARDVGEMIYSLSVLFKSLVQQKKNYTLKDEMEACRLYLELFRIRYKDIFTYTIQLDPVHNQHPVVKLSLQPIIENYVVHGIQTERSDNKLSIVVEELGDVLQVEVRDNGKGIAPARLTEIREELERPEESGQMFGLRSVHSRLRYLYGPEFGITIESTLGEGTLIRVRYPHTEGTGV; encoded by the coding sequence TTGAAAATTGTTAGCGTTTACAATAATTTCTTCAAAAATAATATGTTTATGAAAATGCTGCTTATTTTCTCGATGATTTCGATTGTGACGATTATTACATTGTCGTATATCATTTTCTTATCGGTGTCCGACTCCACGATCCGCCGTGAACTGGCTATCCAAAAGGCAGCGATGGAAAGCGTGGACCGATATATTCATCAGCAGTATGAGTCGGTGCAAAATATGGTGAGAGATATGCATCAAAATGAGGCACTGTCGGCCAATATCTCCTATCTGATGAGCCATACCTATGCGGATTATGTCCAGCATCTGACGAACGGATATTATGCCAATCAGGATGACTATTCCGCCGATGTACTGAAACATTTCCAGAACATTATGGATCGAAATGCGGATATCCATCAGTTGATGTTATATAGTGCAGAGCGCCAGGACATGTCCATGTTCAGCCCCAATAGGCAATTCAAGAAGCTGGACACCAATGCTGCCCATTCCTATATTCCTGACGTGATGGCCATGGAGACACCTAATATCAGTGCACCCAACTACTGGATTCGCAAAGAGATTAATGAATGGAGCCCGGACCTGTACGCGATTCGTGTTCCCATCAACAATACACAGACGCTGCGGAATCTGGGCCAATTCCTCGTATTTTTTGACTCTGCAGGCATTGGTAACGCGCTGGATAGTTATGAGAGTAACTTTAAAGGAGAGATTGTGGTACTGTCGGCAAAAGGTACCGTTTTATTCGACTCCAGCAGCAACTATTACGGCAAGAAATATCCTTATGTTGAAGTGGCGGACTCGCTGTTCGACCAGACCGACATGGACTCGATGAAAATGGAAAAGAACATGTATGTAAACAAGTTTGTCTCGGCAGACCAGGGTTATGTGATTGTAGCCACGGTTCCTGTGAAGGAGATGGCTGAGGCTTATTCGGGTATTCGGAATACGATTATTACGATCAGCACCGTATGTACCCTGTTTGCCGTGCTTGTTCCGGCGTTTTTTATCATTAACTTTGCCAAGCGAACCCGGAGAATTATCCGATTCACCCAGAAGGTGAAGTATGGCAATCTCAGTGCGCGTATTGAAGACACCCGTGACGATGAGCTTGGACAGATCTCGCACAGCTTTAACGATATGCTGGATGAACTGAATTTGTATATTGAGCGGGTGTACAAAGCCGAGATCAAACAAAAGGAGACAGAGCTGGTTGCTCTTCAGGCCAGAATCAATCCTCATTTTCTCTATAACACGCTTGAAGTGATACGAATGAGAGCCATTTCCCAGGGGGCAAGGGATGTTGGTGAGATGATCTACAGTTTATCCGTGCTGTTCAAGAGCCTTGTTCAGCAGAAGAAAAACTATACATTGAAGGATGAGATGGAGGCTTGTCGTCTATATCTGGAGCTCTTTCGAATCCGTTACAAGGATATCTTCACCTATACCATTCAATTGGATCCTGTGCACAATCAACATCCTGTGGTCAAGCTGTCACTGCAGCCGATCATTGAAAACTATGTCGTGCACGGAATCCAGACGGAACGCTCGGATAACAAGTTGTCCATTGTGGTGGAAGAGCTTGGTGATGTGCTGCAGGTGGAAGTCAGAGATAATGGCAAAGGCATTGCTCCTGCCAGATTGACTGAAATTCGTGAAGAGCTCGAGCGTCCGGAGGAATCGGGACAAATGTTTGGGCTGCGCAGTGTGCACAGTCGTCTGCGCTACCTGTATGGACCGGAGTTTGGAATAACGATAGAGAGTACGCTTGGAGAAGGAACGCTGATCAGGGTGCGTTATCCTCATACGGAAGGGACAGGTGTTTAG
- a CDS encoding response regulator transcription factor: MYNVFIVDDEPFIIEGLYEIVDWSSFGMEIVNHAGNGQAALRALSAQPVDILITDISMPIMNGLDLIREARRVQPDLKVIILSGFNEFEYLKEAMQLGIENYLLKPINVEELESTLRNTASKLDQVPAKTSYDAYGIQILKDNILHRWLTGQIATAEFEERSLFMNLTLDGPCYGIAILRTKGEEPGIFEQVQRLLVDKPYVSTFHDLDGDIVMIASLDEQQVDRQMFMDCVTSLSRQTAEAHPSVYIGVGSMAQGIHKAPASYKEAKRALQYVMIYPDLKVIDHAILETGSSAGSRFSFDWKEYAKLMLSRNTEQLAERIQTDFEQYRDGMTPVELQHTALELVIRFKMELESIKHTDESVIYQKGLRRVLGSSTFAELVQALQQVGSETIESLLQDLKNPIVSQVLQHIDKHYAEELSLKLLGAHYHLHPVYLGQLFHKETGETFAEYINKYRIERAKELLRSSNLKVHEIARNVGYWETGYFYKQFRKYVGISPTDFKVYS, encoded by the coding sequence ATGTACAACGTATTTATTGTGGACGATGAGCCGTTCATCATTGAAGGGTTATACGAGATTGTGGATTGGTCCTCGTTTGGAATGGAAATTGTAAACCATGCCGGCAATGGCCAGGCGGCGCTCCGAGCTCTGTCTGCCCAACCTGTCGACATTCTGATCACGGATATTTCAATGCCCATTATGAATGGATTGGATCTGATTCGGGAAGCAAGGCGTGTCCAGCCTGACCTTAAAGTGATTATTCTCAGCGGATTCAATGAGTTCGAATACTTGAAAGAAGCCATGCAGCTGGGGATCGAAAATTATCTGCTCAAGCCGATCAATGTGGAGGAGCTGGAATCAACGCTGCGCAACACGGCCTCCAAGCTGGATCAAGTGCCAGCCAAAACAAGTTATGATGCCTACGGTATTCAAATTCTGAAGGACAACATTCTCCATCGATGGTTGACGGGGCAGATCGCAACGGCAGAATTCGAGGAGCGTTCTCTGTTCATGAATCTTACACTGGATGGGCCTTGCTATGGCATTGCCATTCTTCGTACGAAAGGAGAAGAGCCGGGCATATTTGAACAAGTGCAGCGTTTACTTGTAGACAAGCCTTATGTGAGTACTTTCCATGATTTGGATGGCGATATCGTTATGATTGCGAGTTTGGACGAGCAGCAGGTGGATAGACAGATGTTCATGGATTGCGTTACATCTTTATCCAGGCAGACCGCAGAAGCGCACCCGTCGGTTTATATTGGTGTGGGGAGCATGGCCCAGGGGATCCATAAGGCTCCCGCGAGTTACAAAGAAGCCAAGCGGGCTCTGCAGTATGTGATGATCTACCCTGATCTGAAGGTGATCGATCATGCGATTCTTGAAACGGGAAGCAGTGCTGGCAGTCGTTTTTCCTTCGACTGGAAGGAATACGCCAAGCTGATGTTATCTCGCAATACCGAACAGCTTGCGGAGCGAATCCAAACGGATTTTGAACAGTATCGCGACGGAATGACCCCTGTGGAACTGCAGCATACGGCACTCGAATTGGTAATTCGCTTCAAGATGGAACTGGAGAGCATCAAGCATACGGACGAGTCTGTCATTTACCAAAAGGGACTAAGGCGGGTACTGGGCAGCAGTACCTTTGCGGAACTGGTGCAGGCCCTTCAGCAAGTGGGGAGCGAGACGATTGAATCTCTGCTGCAGGATCTGAAAAATCCGATCGTGAGCCAAGTGCTTCAGCATATCGACAAGCATTACGCAGAAGAGCTTTCCCTGAAGCTGCTTGGGGCACATTATCATCTGCATCCCGTGTATCTTGGACAACTGTTCCACAAGGAGACGGGAGAGACTTTTGCCGAGTACATCAATAAATACCGGATCGAGCGCGCCAAGGAACTGCTGCGCAGCTCCAATCTGAAGGTGCATGAGATCGCAAGAAACGTTGGATATTGGGAGACGGGGTATTTTTATAAACAATTCCGCAAATATGTAGGCATTTCACCGACCGATTTCAAGGTTTATAGTTAA
- a CDS encoding ABC transporter substrate-binding protein, whose translation MLKKRKSFSLVLALLMAVTLVLSACGGSESASESGGAGDDSVELIWYTIGTPQKDVNKVMEEVSKYTKEKINATVTMKMVDWGDYPQKMQVNVASGEPMDILFTSSGGFDYVQNARKGAFMELDELLPEYGKELSETIDPAFLSGSKVDGHNYGIPANKELPQQEVWRFNKTLLDKYKLDISNIRTLDSLEPLLKTIKENEPSVTPFAMDKNYVPYVPYDYVIQNLPMAIKLDTTDYKLVNILETPEMKEALTTMNKYYKAGYVSAEAATTGSTNDLTTSGNWFLDRAQTQPLADNQWSASYGYPVVSTPASDAIITNTSVQGSIMAISANSEYPEKAMEFLNLLNTDPVLRNMVDSGIEGTHYKKVDDTHMENLPESKNYDMPSYSLGNNMLLYLNNNDPDNKWDEFKKFNAEGVNSPILSFNFDASNVSAELTAVQNVKEQYWAALMTGTLDPATNLDQVIEKFNQAGLEKVMAEAQSQLDAWRAENK comes from the coding sequence ATGCTTAAAAAAAGAAAAAGTTTTTCTCTCGTCCTGGCATTATTAATGGCCGTTACACTTGTATTGAGTGCCTGTGGTGGAAGCGAGAGTGCTTCGGAATCCGGCGGGGCTGGAGATGATTCAGTCGAATTGATCTGGTACACCATCGGTACCCCGCAAAAAGATGTGAACAAGGTCATGGAAGAAGTCAGCAAGTATACCAAGGAAAAAATCAATGCAACCGTAACGATGAAAATGGTCGATTGGGGTGACTACCCTCAAAAGATGCAGGTCAATGTGGCTTCAGGTGAGCCCATGGATATTCTGTTCACTTCTTCGGGCGGATTCGACTATGTACAGAATGCCAGAAAAGGCGCATTTATGGAGCTGGATGAACTGCTTCCGGAATACGGCAAGGAGCTAAGCGAAACAATCGATCCGGCATTCCTCAGCGGTTCCAAAGTGGATGGTCATAACTACGGTATTCCAGCCAACAAGGAGCTGCCGCAGCAGGAGGTATGGCGTTTCAACAAAACGCTGCTCGATAAATACAAGCTGGACATCTCCAATATCCGCACCTTGGATAGCCTCGAACCTTTGCTCAAAACAATCAAGGAAAATGAGCCAAGCGTGACGCCATTTGCAATGGATAAAAACTATGTTCCTTACGTTCCTTATGACTATGTCATTCAAAATTTGCCCATGGCAATCAAACTTGACACAACGGATTACAAACTCGTGAACATCCTGGAGACTCCTGAAATGAAGGAAGCGCTCACAACGATGAACAAATATTACAAAGCTGGCTATGTGTCTGCTGAGGCGGCAACAACGGGATCAACCAATGACCTGACGACATCGGGCAACTGGTTCCTGGATCGTGCACAGACACAACCACTGGCTGACAATCAATGGTCTGCAAGTTATGGATACCCTGTCGTTTCTACACCGGCAAGTGATGCCATCATCACAAACACTTCCGTACAAGGATCCATCATGGCGATCTCTGCCAACTCCGAGTATCCGGAAAAAGCTATGGAATTCCTAAACCTGCTCAATACCGATCCGGTGCTGCGCAACATGGTGGACTCCGGTATCGAGGGCACGCACTACAAAAAAGTGGACGACACACACATGGAAAACTTGCCGGAATCGAAGAACTACGATATGCCATCGTATTCCCTCGGTAACAACATGCTGCTCTATCTGAACAACAACGATCCGGATAACAAATGGGATGAGTTCAAGAAATTTAATGCTGAAGGCGTGAATTCTCCAATCCTCAGCTTCAACTTTGATGCAAGCAACGTTTCTGCTGAATTGACAGCTGTACAAAACGTGAAAGAACAATACTGGGCCGCATTGATGACTGGTACGCTGGACCCGGCGACCAACTTGGATCAGGTCATTGAGAAGTTCAATCAAGCCGGTCTTGAGAAGGTAATGGCTGAAGCCCAAAGCCAGCTTGATGCCTGGAGAGCGGAAAATAAGTAA
- a CDS encoding ABC transporter permease: MTAFLKNLIKNRVMLFMVLPGAIWFFFFSYLPLVGTVAAFKEYRFSREGFWASLAKSEWVGWDNFKFLFSTNDALLITRNTLLYNIAIIFLGLVFAVGLAILLSELINKRLAKLYQTGMFLPYFLSWVIVGYFVFSFLSMDRGMLNQIIGWFGMEPIQWYSEAKYWPYILIFVALWKTIGYNSIVYLASILGIDRSLYEAAMIDGASKWQQIRNITIPLLSPIITIMTLLAVGRIFYADFGLFYQVPRDSGTLYSVTNVIDTYVYRGLKTSGEIGMSTAAGLYQSVVGFVLVIISNYVVRKIDKDSSLF, encoded by the coding sequence ATGACTGCATTTTTGAAAAATCTGATAAAAAACCGAGTCATGCTGTTCATGGTGCTGCCTGGCGCCATTTGGTTTTTCTTCTTCTCTTATCTGCCTCTGGTGGGCACTGTAGCGGCATTCAAGGAATATCGCTTTAGCCGTGAAGGATTCTGGGCCAGTCTTGCGAAGAGCGAGTGGGTGGGCTGGGACAATTTCAAATTCCTGTTCAGCACCAATGACGCGCTGCTGATTACCCGAAATACGCTTCTATACAACATCGCCATCATTTTCCTGGGGCTCGTGTTCGCCGTAGGTTTGGCCATTTTACTCTCAGAGCTTATTAATAAACGGCTCGCTAAACTATATCAAACGGGGATGTTTCTCCCGTACTTCCTCTCCTGGGTCATTGTAGGTTACTTTGTGTTCAGTTTCCTGAGCATGGACCGGGGAATGTTGAATCAGATCATCGGCTGGTTCGGGATGGAACCCATTCAGTGGTATTCGGAAGCCAAGTATTGGCCGTACATTCTGATATTCGTTGCACTCTGGAAAACGATTGGTTACAACAGTATCGTCTATCTGGCATCCATTCTGGGCATTGACCGTTCGCTCTATGAAGCGGCCATGATTGACGGTGCGAGCAAATGGCAGCAAATCCGCAACATTACGATCCCATTGCTATCACCAATCATCACGATTATGACACTTCTGGCTGTGGGCCGGATCTTCTATGCTGACTTTGGTCTCTTCTATCAGGTACCGAGGGATTCGGGGACGCTCTATTCCGTTACGAATGTCATTGACACGTATGTCTATCGCGGCTTGAAAACGAGCGGTGAGATTGGCATGAGTACCGCTGCCGGATTGTATCAATCGGTCGTGGGCTTTGTACTGGTTATCATCTCCAACTATGTAGTACGCAAGATCGATAAAGATAGCAGCTTATTCTAG
- a CDS encoding carbohydrate ABC transporter permease, translating to MNIMAGLFALICVFPFIFVVIISFTDEKALARDGYRLIPAEWSLAAYQFVWQSGDTLLRAYGVTILVTVLGTIISLILMSLYAYAISRKSFRYRRFFSVFAILTMLFNGGMIPTYMVVSQLLGLKDTVWALILPLAMNAFYIMILRTFYSTSVPDAVIESARIDGAGEFYTFMKIVIPLSLPGLATIGLFSTLGYWNDWFNALLYIDNPNLVPLQSMLMRIESSIQFIQQNSANSSMSLAAMQSIPQDTSRMAMVVLATLPIIFAYPFFQRYFVQGLTVGAVKE from the coding sequence ATGAATATCATGGCCGGTCTATTCGCTCTGATCTGTGTATTTCCATTTATATTTGTCGTCATCATCTCGTTTACGGACGAAAAGGCATTGGCCCGTGATGGGTACCGCCTGATTCCCGCGGAATGGAGTCTTGCAGCATATCAATTTGTCTGGCAGAGCGGAGACACCCTGCTGCGTGCGTATGGAGTTACTATTCTGGTTACGGTACTCGGGACGATCATCAGTTTGATCCTCATGTCCCTGTATGCATATGCCATTTCCCGCAAGAGCTTCCGATATCGAAGATTTTTCTCCGTGTTTGCCATTTTGACCATGTTGTTCAACGGCGGGATGATCCCGACCTATATGGTCGTATCCCAGCTGCTTGGATTGAAAGATACCGTATGGGCACTGATTCTGCCGCTGGCGATGAATGCCTTCTATATTATGATTCTGCGTACGTTCTATTCCACCAGTGTGCCGGATGCGGTCATCGAATCCGCGAGAATTGATGGCGCCGGAGAGTTTTATACCTTTATGAAAATCGTAATTCCATTGTCCCTGCCGGGGCTCGCAACCATCGGATTGTTCAGTACGCTCGGTTACTGGAACGACTGGTTCAACGCACTCTTATACATTGATAATCCCAACCTGGTACCGCTGCAATCCATGCTGATGCGGATCGAGTCCAGCATCCAGTTTATTCAGCAGAACTCCGCCAACAGTTCCATGAGTCTGGCAGCCATGCAGTCCATTCCGCAGGATACTTCCCGGATGGCGATGGTCGTGCTTGCAACGCTGCCGATTATATTTGCTTATCCGTTCTTCCAACGCTATTTCGTACAAGGTCTGACGGTGGGAGCGGTGAAAGAGTAG
- a CDS encoding glycoside hydrolase family 3 N-terminal domain-containing protein, translating to MMTYKDKNKPVEERVQQLLSLMTTEEKVGQLIQPFGWQTYTNDEGNITLSDSFKEQVENGGVGSLYGALRADPWTGVTLENGLSAREGAEAVNLIQRHAVEHSRLGIPILIGEECSHGHMAIDGTVYPVPLLLGSTWNVDLYREMCRAVARETRAQGGAVTYSPVLDVVRDPRWGRTEECFGEDPYLIGELAVASVEGLQGDRFDREDTVAATLKHFVGYGSSEGGRNAGPVHMGWRELMEVDLYPFRKAVEAGAASIMPAYNEIDGTPCTVNTELLDHVLRQDWGFEGLVITDCGAINMLAGGHDVAADGLDASIQAIQAGIDMEMSGEMFGQYLVQAVSEGKLDVQVLDRAVSRVLALKFKLGLFEQPYVDPDRAAEVIGSEQHIQLARQLAAEGVVLLKNEAAALPLSKAGAGRIAVIGPNADHAYNQLGDYTSPQPKSKVATVLDGIRCKLASIEAVRVDGTSGANPSSQPEQVLYAPGCRIKGDSREGFEHAIEIAGKADTIIMVVGGSSARDFGEGTIDLKTGASNVSDHSWNDMECGEGIDRMTLGLAGVQLELIQEIHKLGKKLIVVYINGRPITEPWVDEHADAILEAWYPGQEGGHAIADILFGDVNPSGKLTISIPKHVGQLPIYYNGKRSRGKRYLEEDLEPRYSFGYGLSYTTFEYSEPELSRASMTAGESVTVSVNVTNTGPCKGAEVVQMYVTDVVSQMTRPAKELKGFTKVNLEPGETQTIEFRVGAEQLQYIGRHLKPVVEPGLFRIHIGGSVNDTQVAELTVREA from the coding sequence ATGATGACGTACAAGGACAAGAACAAACCCGTAGAGGAACGGGTTCAGCAGTTGCTGAGCCTGATGACTACGGAAGAAAAAGTAGGCCAACTCATTCAGCCATTTGGCTGGCAGACCTATACGAATGACGAGGGAAACATCACGCTGAGTGATTCCTTCAAAGAGCAGGTGGAGAATGGCGGCGTCGGCTCTCTCTATGGTGCGCTTCGGGCCGATCCCTGGACTGGCGTTACACTTGAAAATGGTCTATCCGCGAGAGAAGGTGCGGAAGCCGTTAACCTGATTCAGCGTCATGCAGTGGAGCATTCCCGACTGGGGATTCCGATCCTGATTGGGGAGGAGTGCTCTCACGGCCATATGGCCATTGACGGAACGGTATATCCGGTACCGCTGTTGCTCGGCAGCACCTGGAATGTGGACCTATACCGGGAGATGTGCCGGGCCGTAGCCAGGGAAACGCGTGCCCAAGGTGGAGCGGTTACGTATTCTCCGGTACTGGATGTCGTGCGTGATCCGCGCTGGGGACGTACCGAGGAATGTTTTGGCGAGGATCCGTATCTCATTGGGGAACTGGCGGTGGCTTCTGTCGAGGGACTTCAGGGGGATCGCTTTGACCGGGAGGATACGGTAGCTGCGACGCTGAAGCATTTTGTCGGTTACGGCAGCTCGGAAGGCGGACGCAATGCAGGACCTGTACACATGGGCTGGCGTGAACTGATGGAAGTGGATCTGTATCCATTCCGAAAAGCGGTGGAAGCGGGGGCAGCATCCATCATGCCGGCGTATAACGAGATTGATGGCACGCCTTGTACGGTGAATACGGAATTGCTGGATCATGTTTTACGCCAGGACTGGGGCTTTGAGGGTCTGGTCATTACGGACTGTGGCGCAATCAACATGCTGGCAGGCGGACATGATGTCGCAGCAGATGGGCTGGATGCATCCATCCAGGCCATTCAGGCAGGCATCGATATGGAAATGTCCGGTGAGATGTTTGGACAGTATCTGGTGCAGGCTGTTTCAGAGGGAAAGCTCGATGTGCAGGTTTTGGACCGGGCTGTCAGCCGCGTACTGGCATTGAAATTTAAACTGGGACTGTTTGAGCAGCCTTACGTGGATCCCGACCGGGCAGCAGAAGTGATTGGCAGTGAGCAGCATATCCAGCTGGCGCGTCAATTGGCCGCAGAAGGAGTAGTTTTGCTCAAAAATGAGGCAGCCGCGCTCCCGCTATCCAAAGCAGGGGCTGGGCGAATTGCCGTAATCGGACCGAATGCGGATCATGCCTACAATCAGCTGGGGGATTACACGTCACCGCAACCCAAATCCAAAGTGGCAACGGTACTGGATGGTATCCGCTGTAAGCTTGCAAGCATCGAAGCTGTACGTGTGGATGGAACATCTGGAGCCAATCCGTCCAGTCAACCGGAACAGGTACTCTACGCGCCAGGTTGCCGAATTAAAGGCGATTCCAGAGAAGGCTTCGAGCATGCCATCGAGATTGCCGGCAAGGCAGATACGATCATCATGGTGGTTGGCGGCTCAAGTGCCCGTGATTTTGGGGAAGGAACAATCGATCTGAAGACAGGCGCATCCAATGTGTCGGATCATTCCTGGAACGATATGGAGTGCGGAGAAGGCATCGACCGTATGACATTAGGGCTTGCAGGAGTACAGCTGGAACTCATTCAGGAAATCCACAAGCTTGGCAAAAAGCTGATCGTTGTCTACATCAACGGCCGCCCCATCACTGAACCTTGGGTGGATGAACATGCCGATGCCATTCTGGAGGCATGGTACCCGGGTCAAGAGGGCGGGCATGCCATTGCAGACATTCTGTTTGGCGATGTGAATCCATCAGGCAAATTGACGATCTCCATTCCGAAGCATGTCGGTCAGTTACCCATCTACTACAACGGCAAACGTTCCCGGGGCAAGCGTTATCTCGAAGAGGATCTGGAGCCTCGTTATTCATTCGGATACGGACTTAGCTACACCACTTTTGAATATAGCGAGCCGGAACTCAGCAGGGCATCCATGACCGCTGGCGAATCAGTTACGGTATCGGTCAATGTAACTAATACGGGCCCTTGTAAGGGCGCGGAAGTAGTGCAGATGTATGTCACCGACGTGGTTAGCCAAATGACTCGTCCTGCCAAGGAACTGAAGGGATTTACGAAAGTAAACTTGGAGCCTGGTGAGACACAAACGATTGAATTCCGGGTTGGTGCGGAGCAGCTGCAATATATCGGACGGCATCTGAAGCCTGTTGTTGAACCGGGACTATTCCGTATTCATATCGGTGGCAGCGTGAACGATACGCAAGTGGCCGAGCTGACAGTAAGGGAGGCGTAA